The Chitiniphilus purpureus sequence GGAACTGATGGCCGAATACGGTCAGGCAGCCGGCGCACGCGGTGGCGCGATGCACTGAGGGTGACGGGCCGCTGCGGCGGCCCTTTGCCACAGCCATAAGCCACGGCACCCGTCCAACGCGGGTGCCGTGGCGTTTTTACGAGCTGGGACAGCAGTATTTCCTACGCACTCCCTTATGCATTCCGGTCCCTCAGGCGCGGTTCCAGAGGGCAGACAGACGCCGCCCAGCCTGCCTGGCGCTTGGACCAACGACGCCAATGCAACAGTCACGCCCTGGCCGGCGCAGTGCTGGCACCTGCCGCGCGCTGGCGGTTCAGCTGCACCAATCGACGCGCCTGGGCGCGCATGCCGCTGCGCAATATCGTCACCTGCCGTGCAAGCTCTGCACCGAAGAGAAAAATTTGCGCAGCGTAGTAGATCCACACCAGCACCAGCACCAGCGCACCGGCGGCGCCGTAGGACGAGCCCACTGCCGTGGTGCCCAGATACAGTGCAATCAGGCTTTTGCCGACCATGTAGAGCCCAGCGGTGATCAAGGCACTGAACCACACGTCACGCCAGGGAATGGGCTCGTCCGGCAGCAATTTGTAGATCGAAGCGAACAGCAGCGTGACCACTGCCAGCGTGACCAGCAGATTGGCCAGCTCCATCAGCAGCAGGCCCTCGCCGAACCACGCTGCATACCGATCCTGCATCAGGTTGAGCGCAGTCGATACCAGGAGCGAGGCCAGCAGCACGAAGCCGGCGCTGACCACGATGCCGAACGACAGCAACCGGGCCCGCAACAGCGTCAGTACGCCCTGGCGCTGCGAGCGCGTGCCCCAGATCACGTCCAGGCTGCCCTTGAGTTCGCTGAACACGGTGGTCGCGGCGAAGATGCTGGTGCCAAGGGCCAGCAGTGTGTGCCAGGTAGGCTGACCGGAGATCTGCGCGCTGTCGATCACCGCGCTGACCGCGACCGCCGCATTGGGGCCCATCAGGGCCTGGATCTCCGACAGCAGCTCAAGCTGCGCTGCGTCGCGGCCGTAGAAATAGCCGGCAATCGCAATCGCGATGATCAGCACCGGTCCCATCGAGAACAAGGTGTAGAAGGCGATGGCCGCCCCCATGGTGGATGCCCGGTGCGCCGACCAGCAGCCAGCCGCCGCCTTGAGCAGCCGCCCCGCCACCATCACCCGCCGCCCTGCCCTTGCCATCCTGACCCGCAAGCGCATCGCCCCCTCCCGCTGCAATCCGATATGGGTCCTGCATGCAGGATGCGTGCCAGCGGCTGTAGTCCTGCTCCGACAGCGCTTTGCGGCAGCACTGACGCGAGGTTAGGAATGGCTTGCGTCGCCAGTTGCGGGGGGGGCCAGTAGTCTTTGCACATGATCCACTGCACATGATCCACTGCACATGATCCACGCCAGTGCGCCGGGCAACTCCGCCCGACCTGCAGCATCACAGCGAGGAATTCCCATGTTTGACACCTTCCCAGACCACGCCAGCCAGACCCGCCACGACAATGTCGTCGCCATGCCGGTGCGTGCCACCAATGCCACGCAGCGCGAACTACAGCGCTTTGGCACCATGTACGGTGCATCGCCCGTCATGCGCGACGTGTTTTCGCTGATCGAACGCGTCGCACCGACCGAAGCGGCTGTGCTGGTGGTCGGCGAAAGCGGCTGCGGCAAGGAACTGGTTGCGCAGACCGTGCACCAGCTCAGCCAGCGCGCCAAGGAACCGTTCGTTGCCGTCAACTGCGGCGCGCTGCCCGCCTCCCTGATCGAGGCCGAGCTGTTCGGCTATGAAAAAGGCGCCTTCACCGGCGCCAACCGTACCCACCCGGGCGTGTTCGAACGGGCGGAGGGCGGCACGCTGTTCCTCGATGAAATCACCGAAATGCCGCTCGACATGCAGGTGCGCCTGCTGCGCGTGCTGGAAACCCGTCGCTTCACCCGGGTGGGCGGCGAGCGCGAAATGCGCTGCAATGTACGGGTGGTGGCCGCCACCAATCGCGATCCGCATCAGGCAGTGGCGGAAGGCAACCTGCGTGAGGACCTGCTCTACCGCCTCGCGGTGTTCCCGATCGCACTGCCGCCGCTGCGCGACCGGGGCGACGACGTGCTGCTGCTGGCCCGCCATTTCCTGGGCGAGCTCAACCGCGAGCACGGCACGCGCAAGAAGCTCAGCGAGTCGAGCGAGGCCGCCATCCTGCGCCATCCCTGGCCGGGCAACGTACGGGAGCTGAAGAACTGCCTGCAGCGCGCCTACATCCTGGCTGAGATCTGGGTGGATATGGACCCCGAATTACCGCTGCCCGGCATGGGCAGCCGCCCGATCAGCCGGCCAGGCGTACTGGAGTTCGAAGTGGGCACGGCGCTGCCCGATGTGGAGCGGCGGATGATCATCGCCACGCTGGACAAGTTCGCCGGCAACAAGCGCAAGACCGCCGAGGCGCTGGGAGTGAGCCTGAAGACCCTCTACAACCGCCTCAACGAATATGCGCGCCGCGAGGCGCACTACGCGACGGCCTGACCATGCGTGTACTCGACTTCGCCATTGACCCTGACAGTCTGGAGCAACTTGCCGAACGCCTTGCGCGGCCGGGTGCCCGCCCCGTCCGCACACAGCGCGGTGAAGGCGAGCCCGTGCATGAGGGCCGCTCCCGCATCCATTCGCCCCGCCGGGCCGGCCACGATCGCTTCGCGGCAGCCGGGCTCGCGCCGCGCGGCTA is a genomic window containing:
- a CDS encoding YihY/virulence factor BrkB family protein, whose amino-acid sequence is MRLRVRMARAGRRVMVAGRLLKAAAGCWSAHRASTMGAAIAFYTLFSMGPVLIIAIAIAGYFYGRDAAQLELLSEIQALMGPNAAVAVSAVIDSAQISGQPTWHTLLALGTSIFAATTVFSELKGSLDVIWGTRSQRQGVLTLLRARLLSFGIVVSAGFVLLASLLVSTALNLMQDRYAAWFGEGLLLMELANLLVTLAVVTLLFASIYKLLPDEPIPWRDVWFSALITAGLYMVGKSLIALYLGTTAVGSSYGAAGALVLVLVWIYYAAQIFLFGAELARQVTILRSGMRAQARRLVQLNRQRAAGASTAPARA
- a CDS encoding sigma-54 interaction domain-containing protein, encoding MFDTFPDHASQTRHDNVVAMPVRATNATQRELQRFGTMYGASPVMRDVFSLIERVAPTEAAVLVVGESGCGKELVAQTVHQLSQRAKEPFVAVNCGALPASLIEAELFGYEKGAFTGANRTHPGVFERAEGGTLFLDEITEMPLDMQVRLLRVLETRRFTRVGGEREMRCNVRVVAATNRDPHQAVAEGNLREDLLYRLAVFPIALPPLRDRGDDVLLLARHFLGELNREHGTRKKLSESSEAAILRHPWPGNVRELKNCLQRAYILAEIWVDMDPELPLPGMGSRPISRPGVLEFEVGTALPDVERRMIIATLDKFAGNKRKTAEALGVSLKTLYNRLNEYARREAHYATA